The window CGCCCCAAGGGTGTGTGATGGTGAACGTAACGTCCCCGTAGGGGCATATGGCGATACGCCCCTACGGTTGGTGATAGCAATGATGCCGTGAAGATGGTTCGGCATGACCACACATGCTTCCAGCTTGGCGTTCTCCCGCAATTCCGCCGTCCTCAACCATTCTTCGCGAACAATTAAGCCGTATTGATTCAACCGTATCTCGCCATTATGCTCATCTCCAAACATGCACTCTCGGTCCCGCGTGCAGATAGTCACGAAATACGCTCCCTCCTGTGCATAGTCGTATCCCTTTA of the Chloroflexota bacterium genome contains:
- a CDS encoding transposase produces the protein MTEEKGYQDILHRRSVRLKGYDYAQEGAYFVTICTRDRECMFGDEHNGEIRLNQYGLIVREEWLRTAELRENAKLEACVVMPNHLHGIIAITNRRGVSPYAPTGTLRSPSHTLGAIVRGFKSASTKLINETRHTPGTPVWQRNYYEHVIRDEDDLQRIQQYILDNPAHWAEDENHPLG